The sequence below is a genomic window from Persephonella sp..
GACCTTAACCTTCTAAAATACAAAATTGACAGAGAAATCTTAAAAATACTTATACAAACATTTGCGATAGCAACCCTTGTTATTCTTATCTCTTTTGCTGGAGTTTTTGTTATATCCGGTTATATGGTTCAGCCTCTTATAAACCTAAAAAACAAGATCACAAAAATAACAACAACATACATAGACAGCTCCCAGATTGATCTTCAGCCTGTAGATAACCTGAATGCAGATAAAAAATGTATAAAATCTGTAACCAGCGAATGCTGGCTTGTCTCAGAAAACCCTGGGGATATCCTTCTGAGCCTTGGAGACACCTCACTGAAAGAATGTTCAGGGTGCGAAAAGTTCAAAAATCTATCAGGTGATGAGATAAATCAGCTAAACTACTCGTTTTACATGATGGTAGCATCACTGAAAGAGTATCTGAGAAAACTTGATGAAGCTCACAGAGAAAGGGAAACATTAAACTGTATGGCAACAATGGGGGAGATGAGTGCAAAAATAGCCCATGAAGTAAAAAACGCCCTTTATGCTATAGGAAATGCGGCAAACTACATGAGAAACAACATAGAAAATGATCTTGTGAAAGAGTTTTCAGGTGTTATAAAGGACGAAGTAAACAGGCTGAACAAAATGACAGTTACCTTTCTTAATTTTTCAAAACTGATTGAGCCAAAATTTGAAATAGGGGATTTCAACGCTGAGATTGAAAAATCTATACTCCTTTTAAAACCTGACATGGAAGATGAAGGTATAGAGCTGATTTATCAACCTGATAAAAATCTTCCCCAGTTTTATTTTGATAAAAACCTTATGAAACAGGTTATTTTTAACCTTGTTCTAAACAGTATAGATGCATTAAAAGAAAAAAGATCAAAAAATAAATATATCAAGGTTAGAACCGAATATATAAAGATGAAAGAAAAGGAGATAGCAAGGCTTGTCATTGAAGATAACGGATCTGGAATACCAAAGGAAAACAGAGATAAAATATTTCAGCCTTTTTTCACAACTAAACCTAAAGGAACAGGTCTGGGACTGCCCATGGTTTACAAAATAGTTTTTAGCCATAACGGTGGGATAAGCATAGAATCGGAAGAAGGAAAAGGGACAAAATTTGTTGTTGACCTGAGAATAAGATGAGAAAGGTTATCATTATATTTTTAATAATATTCACCCAATCTTACCCTTTTGATAGGTGCGTTGATCTATTTTACAAGGAGGAGTTTAAGGAATCTTACCAATGTTTAAAGAAATTAGATAAAAATGATCCTTTATACCCTTACGGACTGCATTTCAGAATATTAATAGACAGCTTTTATGAAAGAAAAATAAGCTACATAAAAGAGCTTGAAGATTTCAAAAATACAGCGATTTACAGCTATACTTATCTTTATCTTGCCTCAATACACAGGTTTAAAAATCCTGAAAAAGCCCTTGCAGAATTTAAAAAAATAGATAAAGACGCTATTTTAAAAGATGATCTTCCCTTTTACCATTATCTTAAAATAGATCTACTCAAAAGAGTTGGAAAAAATTATAAAGAGTTAGAAAAAAAACTGGCAACAGAGTATCCGTATAACAGGTTCTACGGTTTTAAAGTTCTGAGAGAAAACATTGATAAACTATCAGAAAGGGATCTTTACAAAGCTGTTGACAGCTTAATATCAAAAAGAATGTATAAAAGAGCACTGCAAATTCTTGAAAAGGCTAAAGATACTGACCGGAAAAATCTTTACAAGGCTGTCCTATACGGAAGTTTAAGAAAGTTTGACAGAGCTTTCAGATACATTCTGATCCTCCCTGAGAAATATAGAGCAAAAGCATCTTACAGGCTGATAAGACTAAACCCTCCCTACCACATACAGACGGCACTTTTCCAGATACTGAAAGAAACAAAAAACAGTGATCTGATCATAAAAGCTGCAGACCTAATAATGAAAAGGGCTTTTTATAGGGGAAAAAAAGAGGATTTTCATTATTTTTCCCAGTTTATCCCAAAAAAATCTCCCCTCTACAGCGATGTTGTATGGTACAGATTTCTTGAAAAATACATGAAAAGCAAAGAAAAAGCAGGAGATTATCTTGAAAAAAATATCAGATTTTTTAAACAAAAAGACAGGGTATACTACTGGCTATATCTATCCTTTAAGGACAGCCATAAGAAAAAAGCCTCTATATACCTAAAAAAAACAGCATCTATAAAGGGACACAATTTTTATGTTATAAGAGCAAGGGAAAAACTGAACAAAAAACTTTTCAACATATCTGACCCTCCTACAAAAGAGGAAAAAAGTCTTTTAATGCTGAAACTTCTCAAAGACAGTATGTATAAATTCGCTTACATGGAAGGAAAATATTATCTAAAAAAGAAAAAAGATATAAACTCACTTGCCTCCGTTATGCCTGAGCTGACAGCAAGATATTTCTCAAATAAATATAAGATCTCTTTCCTTTCACACCCAAAACCGTTCAAAACAGAAAAAAGTAATTTTGTTTATGCTGTAATGAGGAGGGAAAGCTTTTTTGATCCGTATGCCATTTCTGTATCAAACGCCGTTGGGCTAATGCAGATCATTCCC
It includes:
- a CDS encoding ATP-binding protein, with the translated sequence MALDHFKKLSIRWKVALATSVYILFVLLGAIFFTAFSFEQKLLKEKNQNTVENIKNIIESYKDSFVLRNLEKIDEMVKKIDELPSVFYVSVFDTEGRIIGDTDISNLGFVNKKLLKLFSDQPYLKRDKNIVAFYYPVRIDRNKIGFVISKYDLNLLKYKIDREILKILIQTFAIATLVILISFAGVFVISGYMVQPLINLKNKITKITTTYIDSSQIDLQPVDNLNADKKCIKSVTSECWLVSENPGDILLSLGDTSLKECSGCEKFKNLSGDEINQLNYSFYMMVASLKEYLRKLDEAHRERETLNCMATMGEMSAKIAHEVKNALYAIGNAANYMRNNIENDLVKEFSGVIKDEVNRLNKMTVTFLNFSKLIEPKFEIGDFNAEIEKSILLLKPDMEDEGIELIYQPDKNLPQFYFDKNLMKQVIFNLVLNSIDALKEKRSKNKYIKVRTEYIKMKEKEIARLVIEDNGSGIPKENRDKIFQPFFTTKPKGTGLGLPMVYKIVFSHNGGISIESEEGKGTKFVVDLRIR
- a CDS encoding lytic transglycosylase domain-containing protein gives rise to the protein MRKVIIIFLIIFTQSYPFDRCVDLFYKEEFKESYQCLKKLDKNDPLYPYGLHFRILIDSFYERKISYIKELEDFKNTAIYSYTYLYLASIHRFKNPEKALAEFKKIDKDAILKDDLPFYHYLKIDLLKRVGKNYKELEKKLATEYPYNRFYGFKVLRENIDKLSERDLYKAVDSLISKRMYKRALQILEKAKDTDRKNLYKAVLYGSLRKFDRAFRYILILPEKYRAKASYRLIRLNPPYHIQTALFQILKETKNSDLIIKAADLIMKRAFYRGKKEDFHYFSQFIPKKSPLYSDVVWYRFLEKYMKSKEKAGDYLEKNIRFFKQKDRVYYWLYLSFKDSHKKKASIYLKKTASIKGHNFYVIRAREKLNKKLFNISDPPTKEEKSLLMLKLLKDSMYKFAYMEGKYYLKKKKDINSLASVMPELTARYFSNKYKISFLSHPKPFKTEKSNFVYAVMRRESFFDPYAISVSNAVGLMQIIPPTAKWIAKVRNDKGFDVTQLFIPKKNIDYGKWYINYLMKKFKKNIFYVMASYNCGETNVRRVLRKYKIKEPEEFIEFLPFRETRYYVKYVYTNFIAYKNIYKGN